The genomic segment GGAGCCTCGCGCTTTTTCGCGACCTAGGCTGTACTGCCAACAATGGTCCGCAAGCTCTATAAACCGTTGAAACGGTTCAGGCATTCCACCGGTATTTAATTACCCACGGTTGAAACCGTGTGCTATGACTTTCAATGGCGAAGGTTCGAATGGTAATTCGAACTATGCTACCAACCGCGTTATCTACCTCCTTACACCACTTAGCTCCTGCATACCCCAATCCCCACAACCCTTTCAGAAAAACGTTCAACTTTTTTCAAAAAAATTTGCAATTGTTTAAAAAGTATGCCGTAACTTGGGTAAGCCTTTGATACGCAGCCTGTAGTTCGCCGCACGCAGCTTGCTGCATTTGTAAGAATGAGATGGTTTTTTTTCAGTGAATAACTTCATTTTCTAACCTTTAAAACGTTTCAACTATGTCAAAAGAAGATTTTGATTTAAATGCTGCGACGATTGAGGCAATAGCCGATGCAGCTAGTCCAGCCATTCCCATTGCAGCCATGCTGCAGGAGGCGGAAGATTTAAACGTGTGGTGCCAACCCGACAAGGCGCAGCTGGTGGCAGCCGGGCTCGACTGGACGCTGGTAGATAGCCTTCCGGCTCGGACGGGTGCCTGCCGCTACGCCCAGTCGCTGTGGCAGCAGCAGTACCAAAGCCGCGAGGAGGCACAGCGCGAGTGGGCTACCCGCTCACCCGAGGCCTACGCACTGCGCGACGAGCTGGTGCACCACTTCCTCTTCGCCTACCGTAACGCCCCCGACCTGCTCGCCCATGCCCGCCGTATTGCCGAAGGCGCCGGCCATGCCGACATGGTGCAGGATTTGGCCGACCTTGCCGTGCTGGGAAAGGCCAACCCCGCCCCGCTCGAGGCCGTTGGCTTAGATTTGGCCCAGCTCACCACCGCCGAAACCCTGGCCGAGGAGATGGCCGACCTGCTGGCGCGCAGCAACGGCGAGCGCATGAACGACAGCCAGCTGCGGGTAACCCGCGACAAGGCCTACACCTACCTCAAGCAGGCCATGGAAGAAATACGCCGCGTGGGCCAGTATATATTCTGGCGCAACGACGAGCGGCAGCGCGGCTACGTGAGCAAGTATATCCGTAAACATTCAAAATCGAACAAGGAGAACACCACGGAGCAGTAGTTCAGGCTCGGTAGCATCCAGCGCCACCCTTTTGCGGTGGCGTTTTTTTTAGCAACCCGCTGAACCCCTTTGCTAGGGCGGGTAAAACTTGCTAAGAAGGGGTAAACCATTGCTAAGAACACCCGAACCTTCGCTAAAATCGCCTAAACCATCGCTAAGAACACCCGAACCTTCGCTAAAAACGACCAAACCTTTCCTAAGAAGGCCCAAACCTTGGCTAAGAAGGTGTTAAAACTTGCAAGGGACACGCCAGCCAAGGGGTTGGGGTGGAATGATTATGACAATTGAACTTTATCCAGGAGAAGACAGCTCGGTGCATTCACGAGATTTACTTAACTTAGCCTCTGCAATTGCCTTCTTTCCATAAATTATATTGTTTTCCTTTCAAACGCTAATCTTTCGCTTGCAACAGCTGAATGTAAAACATATTCACCAAAAGATGCAAACCATTGTAACCCATCGAATCGTGCACCAGAATATGCCCCGGCTGGCGCTGGAATTTGCCTACGATGCGGCCCTCATAGAAAAGGTGAAGCAGGTGAAGGATGCCCGCTGGAGCCAATCGCTCCGGAGCTGGCACATCCCTCTAACCAGCGAAGCCTACGAGCAGCTGAAGGAGCTAACACTTGGCCTAGCCCAGCTGCAAAAGGGTGAGAGCCGACTCCCTTTGGAGATGAAGCCACCGTTGGGCCAACCAACCCCTGAAATAGCAGCCACGCTCAACGACTTTACGCGCTACCTTGAGCAGCGCCGCTACAGTCCACGAACCATTCAAACCTACGAACATGCGCTCAGGCAGTTTCTGCAGTGGATAGCCAAGCCAACCGATGCGATAACCAACGCCGACCTGGAGCGCTTTAACCACGATTACATCCTGGCCAACAGCTACAGCTTTGCATTCCAAAACCAGGTTATAAATGCGGTAAAGCTATACTTTAAAACGTTTTATGGCAGCCAGTTTAACGTGGAGATGGTGGAGCGGCCACGCCGCGAGCACAAGCTACCCAACGTGCTGAGCAAGGAGGAGGTAAAGCGCATACTGGAGGCCCACACCAACCTCAAGCACCGAACTATGCTTAGCCTGGTATACGCCTGTGGGCTCAGGCGAAGCGAGCTGCTAAACCTGAAGCCGATGCACGTTGACAGCAAGCGGGGGATAGTGACCATTCTAAATGCCAAGGGGAACAAGGATAGGATAGTGCCCATTTCGGAGAAGATGCTGGCGCTGCTAAGGGAGTACTACAAGGCCTACCGACCTCAGGTTTGGCTATTTGAAGGGCAGAATTTAGGCGAACAATACAGTGAAAAAAGTTTGCAAAGTGTGTTGAAGCAGGCCTTGACAAAGGCAAAGCTTTCGAAACCAGTAACGCTGCACTGGCTGCGCCACTCGTATGCTACGCACCTGCTGGAAAGCGGCACCGATTTGCGCTTCATTCAGGAGCTGCTGGGACACAAAAGCAGCAAAACAACAGAAATTTATACCCACGTGAGCACTCAGAGTTTAAAAAAAATAAAGTCACCATTTGATGATTTGTAAAAAAATAGGTAGCTTTGATATAAAGGATGACGCCCGTCAGACCTATCCACCCCAAAATGGGTGGATAAGGATGATTTTGTCAGACCTATAAACGAGTTGTGCCCAATAATATTAAATCGTTAAGCCCAATGATTACGTTACTTTTATAATATTAACTTTAAAATATTAACTATGGATTTCAAAGAACAGATTAAACAACTCGGTGATAAAATCTCGAAACTTAAAGACCAAGTTAAGACCGAAGAAGCTACAAAAAATGCGTTTGTTATGCCATTCATTCAGATTTTAGGCTATGATTTATTTAATCCAACCGAAGTAGCACCTGAATTTGTTACTGATTTCGGGGCAAAAAATGTTGAAAAAGTTGATTATGCTATCTTAAAGGATGGCCAACCTATTTTGATAATTGAGTGCAAACATCATATAGAAAATGTTGAAAAACACTACACTCAAACACATAAATATTTTCATTTAACTAAAGCTCGATTTGCTGTTCTTACAAATGGCATTCAATATAATTTCTATACAGACCTTGATGCTGCCAATAAAATGGACGAAAAACCATTTTTGAGTTTTGATATTACCAATATGAAGGAACAGCAAATTAAAGAATTAGCTAAGTTTCATAAAAGCGGATTTGACATTGGCTCCATTCTTAATACTGCAAGTGAATTAAAATACTCAAATGCAATAAGGAGCGTATTAACGTCAGAATTATCAAATCCAACTCCTGAATTTGTAAAATATTTCATTAAACGTGTTTATGAAGGTAATGCAAGCGAGAAAGTTATACTGCAATTTACAGACATTGTAAAACGCACAGTTGACCAAACCTTCACGGATATAGTTAGTGATAGATTGATGAGTGCAATTAATCAAACAAAGCAAGCTACTCCAGAAGCATCTGTTGAGAATTCAACCACCACTGATGAAGAGGAAAATAAGATAATTACAACTGAGGAGGAGTTGAATGGATTTTATATTGTTAAAAGCATTTTAAGGATAAAAATTCCAGCCGAAAGGATTGACTATAAAGATTCATTGAATTATTTTAGCGTTACACTTGATGATAGTAGTAGAAAAACAATCTGCCGTTTATGGTTCAATAGCCAAAAGAAAAAGTATCTTGGATTGCTTGATAATGAAAACAAAGAGACCAGATTTGAGATTGCTTCTTTAGATGATATTTACAATTATTCTACCCAACTTATTGAAAGAGTTGAGTATCTTGACGAACAAAAATAAAATTACTGGGCACAACACGCGGTCATAAAATATTGGGGTTTTATTGGTATGCCAAGCGCATCGCTCGCTGGCAAGGTTTCTGTCGGTTGATAGATTCGGAGCCACGAACTCCCCAACATTTCATACCGCCAACGTTGTGTGTTATTATGGAAAACCTCTACATATGCCAATAAGTATTTATAAACAAGAAACAGCAGAATCAATTGCTTGGTTATGCAATGATTACTGGGATTTACCAACTCAAATTGACGAATTGGAAGAATGGTTAAAAACTAAGTGCAAGAATTTGAAAGCTGACAAATATATAATTGATATTGCGTTTGACATAAGACCAAATGCGACTGGCGGTGGTTCTGCGATTAGTTCTGAATCAATGAAGATAATGGCTGAAAATAATATGGACTTGTTCTTATCAGAATATCCAAATCAGATTGAAGACTTAACAGAAGAAAAATGATTGAATTACCTAGTTTTTTATGTTATCCCCCATTAATTAGTGGATTGCTATTGGTTTTAATTATCGCAACTTATAAATGGACTTTTAAATCGACATTTAGAAAATTTTGGATAAGTTTTAGTCAATTTCTAATAATTTATACTTTGATTGTTGGTAGTGCTGCATCTACTGAAATTAAAATCAAAAAGGACTTAGAAAAATATGAACTTAACAATGAAGGTCTTTATTCGGAAAAAGAAGCTGCCGTTTTGTATGAAGCTACAATGGATAGATTGATAAACGATGTCGGAAGAAATTTTACTGTGTTTACAGGATTGTTTATCTCAGGGATATTTTCACTAATTACTTATTTTGTATTATGGGGATATGATAAATATAAGAGATTGAAAAAAGAGGATAAAGAAATAACAACACACAACCCACAATAAATGTAAGCGCTAAAACAGTTTGCAAAAGGCGAAATATTTTTAACTTTAATGCAATTAATAAACTGTAAAACAACTTGAAACAGCGCGCCTACGTTTATTGTCAACGTTACCTGCAATTTTATGACAAACAACCAGAAATCATGAGCATTGTCAACGAAATTTACAAAGAGGACTATAGTATCTCAGAAGATAAATTACTTGCTAAAGTAATCGACATACCTGAATTAACCGCAGAAGATTTATGGCTATTACCTCAATATGTTTTTGATGAATGGAGAAAGAAACATGACTATCCACGCATACTTGATAATTTTAAAAGAAGATTTAATAAGTTTACGGAATGGATGCAAGCCTATTCATTAACGGATGAAATTCTAATGGACGGTTATATATCATCCTTTATTAGAAATAAATATACAGAAGGCAAAAATGATTTAAAGTTTCATCTAGTATTAGTAACATATAAGGGAAAATCAAAGCATCAAGTCTGGTATAGTTATGATAAAAACAAAATTTATAATGCACAGAATATCACATACGAATATAAGGGGGAATTTATAAGTTATTTTGATTGGTGCGAAAGTAATAATATTGAAAATATAGAAATTAATGTGGAAAGATTACACCAAGCATCTGTCCAAGAGCAAGTTTATTACAATTTCGATTTAAAACTACTTAAAATGGGAGGAATAGAACCTCTTAAAAATGGGTTAGGCCAAATATTAAGACCAAAAAAAATTGAGTTTGTTAATTTAAATGGTTTAAAATTAAGTGATGAAATAAACAACAACAAATCAATTGAATTTATTTTTAGCACTGTTGACAATTTGATTTGCAGTCACTTGAAAGTGTTTTTTATTACATTTGATAACTCTAGTGTTAGAAATTTATATGTAGAAAACTCAGATATTAGTAATTGGGATTTTATTAACTCAAATACTTCTGGTAGAATTAAAGACTCTTCAACAAAAAACTTTCGAATTTGGGGTGGCCAATTTATACCCGTTTTCGAGAACACTGAACCTGAAGGCTTCGATGTTTACCATTCAAACTTAAAGCACTCAACAAAATTCGATAGAACATATAGAGCACTTTATAAAGCGAACAATGAGACTGGTAACTATAAAGAGGCTAACAAATTCAAAATACTAGAATTAGATTATAAAAGGAGCAATGCAGCTGG from the Williamwhitmania sp. genome contains:
- the xerA gene encoding site-specific tyrosine recombinase/integron integrase; its protein translation is MQTIVTHRIVHQNMPRLALEFAYDAALIEKVKQVKDARWSQSLRSWHIPLTSEAYEQLKELTLGLAQLQKGESRLPLEMKPPLGQPTPEIAATLNDFTRYLEQRRYSPRTIQTYEHALRQFLQWIAKPTDAITNADLERFNHDYILANSYSFAFQNQVINAVKLYFKTFYGSQFNVEMVERPRREHKLPNVLSKEEVKRILEAHTNLKHRTMLSLVYACGLRRSELLNLKPMHVDSKRGIVTILNAKGNKDRIVPISEKMLALLREYYKAYRPQVWLFEGQNLGEQYSEKSLQSVLKQALTKAKLSKPVTLHWLRHSYATHLLESGTDLRFIQELLGHKSSKTTEIYTHVSTQSLKKIKSPFDDL
- a CDS encoding type I restriction endonuclease — encoded protein: MDFKEQIKQLGDKISKLKDQVKTEEATKNAFVMPFIQILGYDLFNPTEVAPEFVTDFGAKNVEKVDYAILKDGQPILIIECKHHIENVEKHYTQTHKYFHLTKARFAVLTNGIQYNFYTDLDAANKMDEKPFLSFDITNMKEQQIKELAKFHKSGFDIGSILNTASELKYSNAIRSVLTSELSNPTPEFVKYFIKRVYEGNASEKVILQFTDIVKRTVDQTFTDIVSDRLMSAINQTKQATPEASVENSTTTDEEENKIITTEEELNGFYIVKSILRIKIPAERIDYKDSLNYFSVTLDDSSRKTICRLWFNSQKKKYLGLLDNENKETRFEIASLDDIYNYSTQLIERVEYLDEQK
- a CDS encoding potassium channel family protein, which codes for MSIVNEIYKEDYSISEDKLLAKVIDIPELTAEDLWLLPQYVFDEWRKKHDYPRILDNFKRRFNKFTEWMQAYSLTDEILMDGYISSFIRNKYTEGKNDLKFHLVLVTYKGKSKHQVWYSYDKNKIYNAQNITYEYKGEFISYFDWCESNNIENIEINVERLHQASVQEQVYYNFDLKLLKMGGIEPLKNGLGQILRPKKIEFVNLNGLKLSDEINNNKSIEFIFSTVDNLICSHLKVFFITFDNSSVRNLYVENSDISNWDFINSNTSGRIKDSSTKNFRIWGGQFIPVFENTEPEGFDVYHSNLKHSTKFDRTYRALYKANNETGNYKEANKFKILELDYKRSNAAGFFNKASWMIDKYFWGYGKEPKRIILFSSIIILFFGLLLSLISHQIIPDKLLITLNSFEIVLHSIYCSVVTFVTLGYSDIYPTYGLARFIISIEAILGALSMGALVVTLTKMKE